Proteins encoded by one window of Clostridium bornimense:
- a CDS encoding metallophosphoesterase translates to MKIVALSDTHGDNYCIYKSLEYIKTINPDIGLHLGDNTKDVEIYKRNLDIPIECVRGNCDFSSSAEDEKIIELCGKKIFITHGHFYGVKEGMQRLLYRGLELKVDIVLYGHTHISNILFEEGLWIINPGSVSLPRKGQNSLAIIDIEGSKVTPSIMLID, encoded by the coding sequence ATGAAGATAGTAGCATTAAGTGATACTCATGGAGATAACTATTGTATATACAAGTCTTTAGAATATATAAAAACTATAAATCCTGATATTGGTTTACATTTAGGAGATAATACTAAGGATGTAGAAATCTACAAAAGAAATTTAGATATACCAATAGAGTGTGTTAGAGGAAATTGTGATTTTTCATCTTCAGCAGAAGATGAAAAGATAATAGAACTTTGTGGTAAGAAGATTTTTATTACTCATGGACATTTTTATGGTGTTAAAGAAGGAATGCAGAGACTTCTTTACAGAGGATTAGAGTTAAAAGTTGATATAGTATTATATGGACATACTCATATCTCAAATATATTATTTGAAGAAGGGTTATGGATCATTAACCCTGGTTCTGTATCATTGCCGCGTAAGGGTCAAAACTCCCTTGCAATCATTGATATAGAAGGGAGTAAGGTGACTCCAAGTATAATGTTAATAGATTAA
- the rdgB gene encoding RdgB/HAM1 family non-canonical purine NTP pyrophosphatase gives MKKIIVASNNKHKIQEIKEILKEYNVVSLKEEGINIDPEENGTTFIENSYIKAKAILDFIENKENVLVLADDSGLAVDYLNGAPGVYSARYAGEHGNDKKNNEKLLKELLSVPMESRGAAFKCALVLLGQDVDIRVEGEVRGYILEEEKGESGFGYDPLFFYPPFNKTFGQTTEDEKNSVSHRGEALKKLRGKLNNI, from the coding sequence GTGAAAAAAATAATTGTGGCAAGTAATAATAAGCATAAAATACAAGAAATAAAAGAGATATTAAAAGAGTATAATGTTGTATCTCTTAAAGAAGAAGGTATTAATATAGATCCAGAAGAAAATGGGACAACTTTTATAGAAAACTCTTATATAAAAGCAAAGGCTATATTAGATTTTATAGAAAATAAAGAAAATGTATTAGTTTTAGCAGATGATTCAGGACTAGCTGTAGATTATCTTAATGGAGCGCCGGGAGTTTATTCAGCAAGATATGCTGGAGAACATGGAAATGATAAAAAAAATAATGAGAAGTTACTTAAAGAATTATTATCGGTTCCTATGGAAAGTAGGGGAGCTGCATTTAAATGTGCTTTAGTTTTATTAGGACAAGATGTAGATATTAGAGTTGAAGGTGAAGTAAGAGGATATATATTAGAGGAAGAAAAAGGAGAAAGTGGATTTGGATATGATCCTTTATTTTTCTATCCACCATTTAATAAAACATTTGGACAAACTACAGAGGATGAAAAAAATAGCGTTAGTCACAGAGGTGAGGCGTTAAAAAAACTAAGAGGAAAATTGAACAATATATAG
- the ligA gene encoding NAD-dependent DNA ligase LigA produces the protein MMDIKERISELVETLNKHSHNYYVLDNPTISDKEYDKLYDELRELEKSSGIVLPYSPTLRVGDGVLPGFNKYTHKGKLWSLDKAQTSEELIEWDKKNRKLISEYNSTHEDKLPEISYIVTKKFDGLTVNLTYDNNGILSVAATRGTGEVGEEVTGNVKTIKSIPLKIDTNDVFEIHGEAIMTKEAFENYNKDADVPLKNLRNGAAGALRNLNLRETAKRNLSAFFYDIGYNEGTPFKSYMEMMDFIKEKGFPVDDYIVKCNTIEEVIEQGKYISDIRSDLNYDIDGIVIAIDDIQTREVFGYTVKFPKWAIALKFEAEEATTEVLDVEWNVGRSGRVAPTAILSPVELAGVTVKRATLNNMDDIMRKGVKIGSRVFVRRSNDVIPEIMGVAEEGENAKEITPPEKCPYCGSDIVLEGAHYFCENSLSCKPQLVKSIVHYGSREAMNIPGFSEKTAEALFEKLDIKALSDLYSIKKEELLTLDKFGEKKADNLLNAIEGSKKAPLYSFIYALGIPNVGLKTSKDLCKRFKSLDNIMNATAEELISVEDVGDIVAESILEFFSDENIKKSINDLLEAGVSPIYEESNTEESVFTGKSVVVTGSLENFTRTTIKEKLEELGAKVASSVSKKTDYVLAGEKAGSKYDKAIALGVKILTEEEFLEMIK, from the coding sequence ATTATGGATATAAAAGAGAGAATATCAGAATTAGTAGAAACATTAAATAAACATTCACATAATTACTATGTTTTAGATAATCCAACTATATCAGATAAGGAATATGATAAGCTTTATGATGAACTTAGAGAATTAGAAAAGTCTAGCGGTATAGTATTGCCTTATTCACCTACATTAAGAGTAGGTGATGGGGTACTTCCTGGTTTTAATAAGTATACCCATAAAGGCAAGTTGTGGAGTTTAGATAAGGCACAAACATCAGAAGAACTTATTGAATGGGATAAGAAAAATAGAAAGCTTATAAGTGAGTATAATAGCACTCATGAAGATAAGTTACCAGAGATATCTTATATTGTTACTAAAAAATTTGATGGCTTAACAGTGAATTTAACATATGATAATAATGGAATATTATCTGTAGCAGCTACAAGAGGAACTGGAGAAGTAGGAGAAGAGGTTACTGGTAATGTAAAAACTATTAAGTCAATTCCTCTTAAAATTGATACTAATGATGTTTTCGAAATTCATGGTGAAGCAATTATGACTAAGGAAGCTTTTGAAAACTATAATAAAGATGCTGACGTGCCATTAAAAAATCTTAGAAATGGTGCTGCTGGTGCTTTAAGAAATTTAAATTTAAGAGAAACTGCTAAAAGAAATTTATCAGCATTTTTTTATGATATCGGATATAATGAGGGAACTCCATTTAAAAGTTATATGGAGATGATGGATTTCATCAAAGAAAAAGGTTTTCCAGTAGATGATTATATCGTTAAGTGTAATACTATAGAAGAAGTTATAGAACAAGGTAAATATATTAGTGATATAAGAAGTGATCTAAATTACGATATAGATGGAATTGTTATAGCTATAGATGATATACAAACTAGAGAGGTTTTTGGGTATACAGTAAAGTTTCCTAAATGGGCTATAGCTTTAAAATTTGAAGCTGAAGAAGCTACTACAGAAGTTTTAGATGTAGAGTGGAATGTAGGAAGAAGTGGAAGAGTGGCACCAACAGCCATATTATCACCAGTAGAATTAGCAGGTGTTACAGTAAAACGTGCAACTCTAAATAATATGGATGATATTATGAGAAAAGGTGTAAAAATAGGTTCAAGAGTTTTTGTTAGAAGATCTAATGATGTTATTCCTGAAATTATGGGAGTAGCAGAAGAAGGAGAAAACGCTAAAGAAATTACACCACCAGAAAAGTGTCCATATTGTGGTAGTGATATTGTTTTAGAAGGAGCACATTATTTCTGTGAAAACTCATTATCTTGTAAGCCTCAATTAGTAAAGAGTATAGTTCATTATGGTAGTAGGGAAGCAATGAATATACCTGGATTTAGTGAAAAAACAGCAGAGGCATTATTTGAAAAGTTAGATATAAAAGCTTTAAGTGACCTGTACTCCATAAAGAAAGAGGAATTATTAACTTTAGATAAGTTTGGAGAGAAAAAAGCAGACAACTTATTAAATGCCATAGAAGGAAGTAAAAAGGCTCCATTATATTCTTTTATATATGCTTTAGGAATACCTAATGTAGGTCTTAAGACATCAAAAGATTTATGTAAGAGATTTAAATCACTAGACAACATAATGAATGCTACAGCAGAAGAGCTTATTTCAGTAGAAGATGTTGGAGATATTGTAGCAGAGTCAATATTAGAATTCTTTAGTGATGAAAATATAAAAAAATCTATTAATGATCTTTTAGAGGCCGGAGTATCACCTATATATGAAGAAAGTAATACTGAAGAAAGTGTATTTACAGGAAAATCTGTAGTGGTAACAGGATCGTTAGAGAATTTTACTAGAACTACAATTAAAGAAAAGTTAGAAGAGTTAGGAGCTAAGGTTGCTTCTTCTGTATCTAAGAAGACTGATTATGTTTTAGCTGGAGAAAAAGCTGGATCAAAATATGATAAAGCTATTGCTTTAGGAGTTAAGATTTTAACTGAGGAAGAATTCTTAGAAATGATAAAGTAA
- the pcrA gene encoding DNA helicase PcrA → MDLKKLLNEKQYEAVETINGPVLVLAGAGSGKTRVLTYRIANMIQNYNIYPSNILAITFTNKAAQEMRERVKNLIGDEIEVGSMWISTFHSTCVRILRREIDKLGYNKNFTIYDSYDSKTLIKQCMKELNINDKDITDREIASKIGSCKDAFISARQYKLENEKNFRENKIADVYELYQRKLKENNALDFDDLIYKTVELFKKNEDVLGFYQRKFKYIMVDEYQDTNGSQYLLTKLLASEHKNLFVVGDDDQSIYGWRGADIKNILDFEKDYEDAKIIKLEENYRSKANILDAANSVIGNNPHKHLKTLRTNNESGEKIKIYRAHSDKDEADFVCNEMDNIIKDKNKKYNDFAILYRTNAQSRLFEEKFLSRGIPYRLIGGLKFYDRKEIKDIMSYLKVINNSLDSVALERIINVPKRNIGDTTVNKLKEYAEYTELPLFSAVLDCETIPTLTPRATTSINKFASLMSSFMRKKDEIKVSELIDEVIKETGYVEELKKSNAPEDVSRIENLKELVSAAVEFEKNNEDKSLAAFLELNTLNSDVDNYDEDADAVVLMTVHSAKGLEFPVVYMVGMENGIFPGTASFDSQTEMEESRRLCYVGITRAKEMLYMTHADYRMVYGKTVSYAPSDFISEINKDLKEYIGVEKKKFVGETGNSKFKGFSGFNTRSNGSFGIASSKPKANSGEKSVLDPDTATIGLKVRHQKFGEGTIVSLSKKEEGTYATIAFMSNGVKVLRLDIAPLQLA, encoded by the coding sequence ATGGATTTAAAAAAGTTACTTAATGAAAAACAATATGAGGCTGTTGAGACCATTAATGGACCAGTTTTAGTTCTAGCGGGTGCAGGATCTGGAAAGACTAGAGTTTTAACATATAGAATTGCAAATATGATTCAAAATTACAACATATATCCTTCTAATATATTAGCAATTACTTTTACTAATAAAGCAGCACAAGAAATGAGGGAGAGAGTAAAAAATCTTATAGGTGATGAGATTGAAGTTGGTTCTATGTGGATTTCTACATTCCATTCAACTTGTGTAAGAATTTTAAGAAGAGAAATAGATAAGCTTGGATATAATAAAAACTTTACTATTTATGATAGTTACGATTCTAAAACATTAATTAAGCAATGTATGAAAGAATTAAATATAAATGATAAGGATATAACTGATAGGGAAATAGCGTCTAAGATAGGAAGTTGTAAAGATGCTTTTATTTCAGCTAGACAATATAAGTTAGAAAATGAAAAGAACTTTAGAGAAAATAAAATTGCTGATGTTTATGAATTATATCAAAGAAAGTTAAAAGAAAATAATGCTTTAGATTTTGATGATCTTATATATAAAACTGTAGAGCTATTTAAGAAAAATGAAGATGTTCTTGGTTTTTATCAAAGAAAATTTAAGTACATAATGGTGGATGAGTATCAAGATACTAATGGATCACAATATTTACTTACAAAATTATTAGCTAGTGAACATAAAAATTTATTTGTAGTTGGAGATGATGATCAATCCATATATGGTTGGAGAGGTGCTGATATCAAAAATATTCTTGATTTTGAAAAGGATTATGAGGATGCGAAGATAATAAAATTAGAAGAAAATTATCGTTCAAAAGCAAATATATTAGATGCGGCTAATTCAGTTATTGGAAATAATCCACACAAACATTTAAAGACTCTTAGGACTAATAATGAGTCTGGTGAAAAGATAAAAATTTATAGAGCTCATTCTGATAAAGATGAGGCTGATTTTGTATGTAATGAAATGGATAATATTATAAAAGATAAGAATAAAAAATATAATGATTTTGCTATACTGTATAGAACTAATGCACAATCACGTTTATTTGAAGAAAAATTCTTATCAAGAGGGATTCCGTATAGATTAATTGGTGGATTAAAGTTCTACGATAGAAAAGAAATAAAAGATATAATGAGTTATTTAAAGGTTATTAATAATTCATTAGACTCTGTTGCATTAGAGAGAATTATAAATGTTCCGAAGAGAAATATAGGTGATACTACTGTAAATAAGCTTAAGGAATATGCTGAATACACGGAATTACCGTTATTTAGTGCTGTTCTAGATTGTGAAACGATACCTACTTTGACACCTAGGGCTACAACATCAATAAATAAGTTTGCTTCACTTATGAGTTCGTTTATGAGAAAGAAAGATGAAATTAAGGTATCAGAACTTATTGATGAAGTAATAAAAGAGACAGGATATGTTGAAGAGCTTAAGAAGTCTAATGCACCTGAGGATGTAAGTAGAATAGAGAACCTTAAGGAATTAGTTTCTGCTGCCGTTGAATTTGAAAAAAATAATGAAGATAAATCTTTAGCGGCATTTTTAGAATTAAATACATTAAATAGTGATGTAGATAATTATGATGAGGATGCAGATGCAGTAGTTCTTATGACAGTTCATTCAGCTAAAGGTCTTGAGTTCCCTGTAGTTTATATGGTAGGGATGGAAAATGGAATATTCCCAGGAACAGCTTCTTTTGATTCTCAAACAGAAATGGAAGAGTCAAGAAGATTATGTTATGTCGGTATAACAAGAGCTAAGGAAATGTTATATATGACTCATGCTGATTATAGAATGGTATATGGTAAAACAGTATCTTATGCTCCATCAGATTTTATATCAGAAATTAATAAAGACTTAAAAGAATATATAGGTGTTGAAAAGAAAAAATTTGTTGGTGAAACTGGGAATAGTAAATTTAAAGGCTTTTCTGGATTTAACACTAGAAGTAATGGATCTTTTGGTATAGCAAGTAGTAAACCTAAAGCAAATAGCGGCGAAAAGTCTGTATTAGATCCAGATACAGCTACTATAGGACTTAAAGTTAGACATCAAAAATTTGGAGAAGGAACAATAGTTTCTTTATCTAAAAAAGAGGAAGGAACATATGCAACTATTGCATTTATGTCAAATGGAGTAAAAGTTTTGAGATTAGATATAGCACCACTTCAATTAGCGTAA
- a CDS encoding YerC/YecD family TrpR-related protein: MEEYHSILESKEMDFLCDMILTLKDREDCYRFFEDIFTITEIKSAEQRLHVAKMLYEKKTYQEIAHETGASTATISRVNRCLNYGSDGYRRVLERSKK; the protein is encoded by the coding sequence GTGGAAGAGTATCATTCAATTTTAGAAAGTAAAGAGATGGATTTTCTATGTGATATGATTTTGACACTTAAAGATAGAGAAGATTGTTATAGATTTTTTGAAGATATATTCACTATAACAGAGATAAAATCTGCAGAGCAAAGATTACATGTGGCAAAAATGTTATATGAAAAGAAAACTTATCAAGAGATTGCTCATGAGACAGGTGCTAGTACAGCAACTATAAGTAGAGTGAATAGATGTTTGAATTATGGTAGTGATGGATATAGAAGAGTGTTAGAGAGATCAAAAAAATGA
- a CDS encoding pseudouridine synthase — MERLDKVLANLGYGTRKEVKALVKSKVVEVDGVVAKSSDMKLDPEVSVITVDGEEVRYRKYIYLMMNKPDGVVSATYDKFDETVVDLLYDEDAVFSPFPVGRLDKDTVGLLLLTNDGDLNHRLISPKYKVDKVYYAEIDKPVDEKDVAAFERGITLQDDGYKCLPAKLEILKATEDGSEVKVTIVEGKFHQVKRMFEARGKKVVYLRRIEFGGLHLDEELEEGEYRELTDEELKVLRGEKLQNESL, encoded by the coding sequence ATAGAAAGATTAGATAAAGTTTTAGCTAATTTAGGTTATGGAACAAGAAAAGAAGTTAAAGCATTAGTGAAATCAAAGGTAGTAGAAGTTGATGGTGTTGTTGCAAAAAGTTCAGATATGAAGTTAGATCCTGAAGTTTCAGTTATAACAGTTGATGGTGAAGAGGTAAGATATAGAAAGTACATATATCTTATGATGAATAAACCAGATGGAGTTGTTTCTGCAACTTATGATAAGTTTGATGAGACAGTTGTAGATTTACTTTATGATGAAGATGCAGTTTTTTCACCATTTCCAGTAGGAAGATTAGATAAGGATACTGTAGGATTATTACTATTAACTAATGATGGAGATTTAAATCATAGATTAATATCTCCAAAGTATAAAGTTGATAAGGTTTATTATGCTGAAATAGATAAGCCTGTTGATGAAAAAGATGTTGCTGCTTTTGAAAGAGGGATAACACTTCAAGACGATGGATATAAGTGTTTGCCTGCAAAGCTTGAAATTTTAAAAGCTACAGAAGATGGTTCCGAAGTAAAAGTTACTATAGTAGAAGGAAAGTTCCATCAAGTAAAGAGAATGTTTGAAGCAAGGGGAAAGAAAGTAGTTTATTTAAGAAGAATTGAGTTTGGTGGATTACATTTAGATGAAGAATTGGAAGAGGGCGAATATAGAGAATTAACAGATGAAGAATTGAAAGTTTTAAGAGGTGAAAAGTTACAAAATGAAAGTTTATAG